A genomic window from Methanovulcanius yangii includes:
- a CDS encoding pyridoxal phosphate-dependent decarboxylase family protein yields MNKQIEERYEETLDPEEWESMRALGHQILDDAMDYLETLRDRPVWQHAPPQVKAHFDASPPPDPEPAEEVYREYVRYILPYQIGNSHPRFWGWVAGPGTVMGMFAELLASSTDAISGSFSYLSNNYVELQVLDWCKELLGYPRDAGGLITSGCSASNLIGLSVARNVKAGFDVRTRGMQNAPQQMTLYCSDEAHSSIQKAVELLGFGSDALRRIPVNESLQIDLMALKAAIAKDRANGYLPICIVGCAGTTNTAAIDDLNALADICVEENCWFHVDGACGAWTAIAPRYRHLVAGMERADSLAFDLHKWMYLQYPIGCVLVRSADEQRRTFSLSTTYLAHGEGDRGLTGVDVPWISDYGFELSRGFHALKAWMTIKEHGTARYGRLIQQNIDQAHYLAGLIEGAPELELALPVSLNIVNFRYIRPDWDDATLDELNKQIETELQERGSAVASTVTLGERIFLHVGIANHRSRREDFDLLVREVIRIGDELAGSRV; encoded by the coding sequence ATGAACAAACAGATCGAAGAGCGGTATGAAGAAACACTGGATCCGGAAGAATGGGAGTCCATGCGTGCCCTTGGCCACCAGATTCTGGATGATGCGATGGACTATCTCGAGACACTGCGGGATCGTCCTGTATGGCAGCATGCGCCCCCGCAGGTGAAGGCGCACTTTGACGCCTCCCCGCCGCCGGACCCCGAACCCGCCGAAGAGGTCTACCGCGAGTATGTCCGGTACATTCTCCCCTACCAGATTGGCAACAGCCATCCGAGGTTCTGGGGATGGGTCGCGGGACCCGGAACCGTGATGGGTATGTTTGCAGAGCTGCTGGCATCCTCAACGGATGCCATCAGCGGATCGTTTTCCTACCTCAGCAACAACTATGTGGAGCTGCAGGTTCTCGACTGGTGCAAGGAGCTTCTCGGATATCCTCGGGATGCCGGAGGCCTTATTACCAGCGGCTGCTCGGCTTCAAACCTGATCGGCCTCTCCGTTGCGCGGAATGTTAAGGCCGGGTTCGATGTACGGACGAGGGGCATGCAGAACGCACCGCAGCAGATGACCCTCTACTGTTCCGATGAAGCACATTCCTCTATCCAGAAGGCGGTGGAACTGCTCGGCTTCGGGAGCGATGCACTGCGACGGATCCCCGTGAACGAGTCCCTGCAGATCGATCTTATGGCGCTGAAAGCGGCCATCGCGAAAGACCGCGCAAACGGGTATCTTCCCATCTGCATTGTGGGGTGCGCCGGGACGACCAACACCGCCGCCATCGACGATCTCAATGCACTCGCAGATATCTGCGTAGAGGAGAACTGCTGGTTCCATGTCGACGGTGCGTGCGGTGCGTGGACCGCCATCGCTCCCCGGTACCGCCATCTCGTCGCGGGGATGGAGCGTGCCGATTCACTGGCATTTGACCTGCATAAGTGGATGTATTTGCAGTACCCCATCGGCTGTGTCCTTGTCAGGAGCGCCGACGAGCAGCGCCGCACGTTCTCGCTCTCCACGACGTATCTCGCCCACGGGGAAGGGGACCGGGGGTTGACCGGTGTTGACGTGCCCTGGATCTCTGATTATGGTTTTGAGCTCTCGCGAGGATTTCATGCACTCAAGGCATGGATGACGATCAAGGAGCACGGCACCGCCAGGTACGGGCGACTGATACAGCAGAATATCGACCAGGCGCATTATCTTGCAGGGTTGATTGAAGGCGCCCCCGAACTTGAGCTGGCGTTGCCGGTTTCGCTGAATATCGTCAACTTCCGCTACATCCGGCCTGATTGGGACGATGCCACGCTCGACGAGCTGAACAAGCAGATCGAGACCGAACTCCAGGAGCGGGGGAGTGCGGTCGCTTCAACGGTCACCCTCGGGGAGAGGATATTCCTCCACGTCGGCATTGCCAATCACCGCAGCCGGCGGGAGGACTTCGATCTTCTCGTACGGGAAGTCATCCGGATCGGCGATGAGCTGGCCGGATCACGAGTATAA
- a CDS encoding cation:proton antiporter regulatory subunit: MDFHHLSLPGIGTKYELETDDGDIISVVYMQNGKVQMYTCSGARTGCSSAELTAMEARRLGNVLTGAIIEAEQEGVEIAFSALADLRISVHTYIIGKSLSGKSIGEMDIRSKTGVTVLAVSREGENTVNPRPSFIFEAGDAVVVIGEADQIKRFEKDILG; encoded by the coding sequence ATGGACTTTCACCATCTCAGCCTCCCGGGGATCGGGACGAAGTATGAGCTCGAGACCGACGACGGGGATATAATATCGGTCGTCTATATGCAAAACGGCAAAGTCCAGATGTATACCTGCAGTGGAGCCCGCACCGGGTGCTCCTCTGCCGAACTGACCGCGATGGAGGCACGTCGGCTGGGGAATGTGCTCACGGGGGCGATCATCGAGGCGGAGCAGGAAGGGGTGGAGATTGCCTTCTCGGCCCTTGCCGATCTGAGGATCAGCGTGCATACCTATATCATAGGAAAATCCCTCTCCGGGAAGAGCATCGGTGAGATGGATATCCGCTCAAAGACGGGGGTGACCGTCCTTGCCGTCTCCCGCGAGGGGGAGAACACGGTCAATCCCCGTCCCTCGTTCATCTTTGAGGCGGGGGATGCGGTCGTCGTGATCGGTGAAGCGGATCAGATCAAGCGCTTTGAAAAGGATATCCTTGGGTAA
- the nrdD gene encoding anaerobic ribonucleoside-triphosphate reductase — translation MNWSEEQKKLAKKYGSLEDIPVEERRYKCFTCHHIVDEKPCPNCGEVHLQIMCPLDHCHCSHTIIETIEYCPLCGQPVCPECGSHDVSQVSRVTGYLADVAGWNQGKQQELKDRAHYNVA, via the coding sequence ATGAACTGGTCTGAGGAACAGAAGAAACTGGCAAAAAAATATGGATCACTTGAGGATATTCCGGTCGAAGAGCGCCGGTATAAGTGTTTTACCTGCCACCACATCGTCGATGAAAAGCCATGCCCCAACTGCGGTGAGGTCCACCTGCAGATCATGTGCCCCCTCGATCACTGCCACTGTTCCCATACGATCATCGAGACCATCGAATACTGCCCCCTCTGCGGTCAGCCCGTCTGTCCCGAGTGTGGATCACACGATGTGTCACAGGTATCGCGTGTCACCGGGTATCTTGCAGATGTAGCCGGCTGGAACCAGGGCAAACAGCAGGAACTAAAGGACCGGGCCCACTACAACGTAGCCTGA
- a CDS encoding DUF1858 domain-containing protein, with protein MTLTADSTIADILKEKPEAADVLFRFGMGCIGCALANGETLRQAAMGHGIPLDELLAALDMTE; from the coding sequence ATGACTTTGACTGCTGACAGTACAATAGCAGATATCCTGAAAGAAAAGCCGGAAGCCGCTGATGTCCTCTTCAGATTCGGTATGGGCTGTATTGGGTGTGCCCTTGCAAACGGAGAAACACTTCGGCAGGCAGCAATGGGACATGGCATTCCACTCGACGAGCTTCTTGCAGCGCTCGATATGACCGAGTAA
- a CDS encoding helix-turn-helix domain-containing protein: MKRCSVVYLNARRLSDFEEQKATIEDFCKYKFEIKTIFHDTVSPVVVPEKRPAYREMLSYCSAHGVDNVILYNLPEWLKRPDIFLITVRDLDDAGIALYWAVGDCIGGGLEIESRRDAVRSFAAYLEQVITRIRKSQEVPSGGRAARRPGRPCALDEKGIAELIAARKQGKSIGELCRQFSVSRSTISKILVDYPELKGEWKGSRPGQGGREGESSGIKTDDK; this comes from the coding sequence ATGAAACGATGTTCAGTAGTGTACCTCAATGCGCGGAGACTATCTGACTTCGAAGAGCAGAAGGCAACCATCGAGGATTTCTGCAAATATAAATTTGAGATCAAAACCATTTTTCATGACACCGTTTCGCCGGTGGTCGTTCCGGAGAAGCGTCCTGCCTACCGGGAAATGCTGTCTTATTGCTCAGCGCATGGTGTCGATAATGTTATCCTCTATAATCTTCCCGAATGGCTGAAAAGGCCCGATATATTCCTTATTACCGTCAGGGATCTGGACGATGCTGGCATTGCCCTTTATTGGGCCGTCGGTGACTGTATCGGCGGCGGTCTTGAGATAGAATCACGCAGGGATGCGGTACGTTCCTTCGCTGCATATCTCGAGCAGGTGATAACCCGGATTCGCAAATCGCAGGAGGTACCGTCGGGCGGACGGGCGGCCCGGAGGCCGGGAAGGCCGTGTGCCCTTGATGAAAAAGGCATTGCAGAACTGATTGCTGCCCGGAAACAGGGAAAGAGCATTGGGGAATTATGCCGCCAGTTCAGTGTGTCCCGGAGCACTATCAGCAAGATCCTTGTCGATTATCCGGAACTCAAGGGGGAATGGAAAGGGTCCCGTCCGGGGCAGGGCGGCAGGGAAGGCGAATCCTCAGGCATTAAAACAGACGATAAATGA
- a CDS encoding cation:proton antiporter: MHGIALALAAGFTVAYLARRWRFPAIPFYIVIGIVLGVTGFNVIHESETAAYLAHMGLLFLLFTMGLHLRPRDVLARKGSFVRAGAVDLLVNFAIGLGAAFLLGLPVYEAVVIAAAFFISSSAMALSSLIDNRKLGFRESETVVWLMVFEDIVLVVFIMFLAVTQESPVRVITATLVFIALCYGLVHLLKDPIGRLLAREDEIPLLFVVTAVLLSAYLSTLAGVPDSLTVIALGSALSLVSQDAPAAIARPFREVFMVLFFVFFGVSVHFAGALSPVLLLGLGALALLSKLCSGILIGRLVHKSSLSGVEIWSDTAARGEFSIALAAIYGSAMVSSTVAALVVITAFAGGFTGMHSARIRGRLRAMTRKRDGKEVR, translated from the coding sequence ATGCATGGGATAGCACTGGCACTCGCCGCCGGATTTACCGTCGCCTACCTCGCGCGACGATGGCGGTTTCCGGCAATACCATTCTATATCGTCATCGGGATCGTACTGGGGGTCACGGGCTTCAACGTGATTCATGAGAGTGAAACGGCTGCCTATCTCGCTCATATGGGGCTCCTCTTCCTCCTCTTTACGATGGGCCTCCATCTCCGGCCCCGCGACGTCCTCGCACGCAAAGGCTCGTTCGTGCGGGCCGGGGCCGTCGACCTTCTCGTGAACTTTGCGATAGGCCTTGGAGCGGCCTTCCTGCTGGGCCTCCCGGTGTACGAGGCGGTCGTCATTGCGGCGGCCTTTTTCATCAGCAGTTCTGCAATGGCCCTCTCCTCGCTCATCGATAACAGGAAGCTGGGCTTTCGGGAGTCCGAGACCGTCGTCTGGCTGATGGTCTTCGAGGACATCGTCCTCGTCGTCTTCATCATGTTCCTTGCCGTCACGCAGGAGAGTCCGGTTCGGGTTATCACGGCGACACTGGTGTTCATCGCCCTCTGCTACGGCCTGGTCCATCTCCTCAAAGATCCCATTGGAAGGCTGCTCGCCAGGGAGGATGAGATCCCTCTTCTCTTTGTCGTGACCGCAGTCCTCCTCTCCGCGTACCTGTCGACACTTGCCGGCGTGCCGGACAGTCTGACGGTCATTGCCCTTGGGTCGGCTCTCTCCCTGGTGTCACAGGATGCCCCTGCGGCGATTGCACGGCCATTCCGGGAGGTCTTCATGGTCCTCTTCTTCGTCTTCTTCGGTGTCTCTGTCCATTTTGCGGGAGCTCTTTCTCCGGTCCTTCTCCTTGGCCTGGGAGCCCTTGCCCTCCTCTCAAAACTCTGCTCCGGTATCCTCATCGGCCGACTGGTGCACAAATCCTCCCTGTCGGGAGTCGAGATATGGTCGGATACCGCTGCACGGGGAGAGTTTTCCATCGCTCTTGCGGCAATATACGGGTCTGCGATGGTATCCTCGACCGTTGCTGCCCTCGTCGTAATCACGGCCTTTGCCGGAGGATTTACCGGAATGCACAGTGCCCGTATACGGGGACGGCTGCGGGCGATGACCCGGAAGCGTGACGGAAAGGAAGTACGTTGA
- a CDS encoding transporter substrate-binding domain-containing protein, producing MKNARHCIGIVCLLFVLILACGCSTQEPAADMGEGATGAGPAPDADLRIITEEFPPLNYAGADGKATGLSTEVVNGILERLNQRADIEILPWSEGYTLALAGPRVALYSTGRSDEREDLFKWVGPIVAFDQTLYARKDSGIQIKSLEAARKAGRIGVVKDDSRHLFLLENQFDNIATCNSDAECLRSLMAGTTDLWFGSSANAGDIARREGIDSSALEAVYTVRTVPMYIAFSTDTPDSVIAEWQGALDAMKEDGTFDAISGKYGILPSAPTVVLVSEKTLADLALEIMTAETDGQLRAILRPFEVLAVTEEAQSGEWQKIRPLLAVLEENEPDALLWYALPDGSYYTIADGLASANLKGRSYFPEVLAGNVVVGTVVESYATGENAAIVAVPIKNTEGVRGVLGASVYLDMLSDTLREEVPEPFIFYAIDTENRFALHSDKEKITEDISTIGPDTSFGKAIDRITTQDSGTVAYDDGGVHYIARFTSDPMTGWRFVVAWPTS from the coding sequence ATGAAGAATGCAAGGCATTGTATCGGCATAGTATGTCTCTTGTTCGTTCTTATTCTCGCATGCGGGTGTTCTACGCAGGAGCCCGCGGCGGATATGGGGGAGGGTGCAACGGGCGCCGGCCCGGCACCGGATGCTGACCTTCGTATCATCACGGAGGAATTTCCACCGCTGAATTATGCAGGTGCAGACGGGAAGGCCACCGGCCTGTCAACAGAAGTGGTAAACGGGATTCTCGAACGGCTGAACCAGAGGGCTGATATCGAGATCCTGCCGTGGAGCGAAGGGTACACCCTTGCCCTTGCCGGGCCACGGGTGGCCCTGTATTCAACCGGCCGGAGTGATGAGCGCGAAGATCTCTTCAAATGGGTCGGACCAATCGTGGCGTTTGACCAGACGCTCTATGCACGAAAGGATTCCGGCATTCAAATAAAGAGCCTTGAAGCGGCCAGAAAGGCCGGGCGTATCGGTGTGGTGAAAGACGACTCCCGCCACTTGTTCCTGCTGGAAAACCAATTTGACAATATCGCAACCTGCAATAGCGATGCTGAATGTCTCCGCAGCCTGATGGCAGGAACAACAGACCTTTGGTTCGGGAGCAGCGCGAATGCAGGGGATATTGCACGCAGGGAAGGGATTGATTCATCCGCCCTTGAAGCCGTCTACACGGTACGGACGGTTCCGATGTATATCGCATTCAGCACCGACACGCCCGACAGTGTGATTGCGGAGTGGCAGGGCGCTCTTGATGCAATGAAAGAGGACGGGACGTTCGATGCAATCAGCGGGAAATACGGGATACTTCCGTCCGCACCGACGGTGGTTCTGGTATCGGAGAAAACTCTGGCCGACCTTGCGCTGGAGATCATGACTGCGGAAACGGATGGACAACTGAGGGCCATCCTCCGGCCGTTTGAGGTGCTTGCTGTCACTGAAGAGGCGCAATCCGGCGAATGGCAGAAAATCCGGCCGCTGCTGGCTGTTCTTGAAGAAAATGAGCCCGATGCCCTTCTGTGGTATGCCCTTCCGGACGGTTCATATTATACCATCGCTGACGGCCTTGCCAGCGCCAACCTGAAGGGCCGGTCCTATTTCCCGGAAGTTCTTGCCGGCAACGTAGTCGTGGGAACTGTTGTTGAGAGCTATGCAACCGGCGAAAATGCCGCCATTGTGGCAGTCCCAATCAAAAATACGGAGGGTGTTAGGGGTGTGCTGGGGGCATCGGTGTACCTGGATATGCTGAGCGATACCCTCCGGGAGGAGGTGCCGGAACCGTTCATCTTCTACGCGATCGATACGGAGAACCGGTTTGCCCTCCATTCGGACAAGGAGAAGATAACCGAGGATATTTCCACGATAGGGCCCGACACCTCGTTCGGGAAGGCAATCGACAGGATTACGACACAGGATTCCGGCACCGTGGCGTATGACGATGGAGGCGTGCACTATATAGCCAGGTTCACGTCTGACCCGATGACAGGCTGGCGGTTTGTGGTCGCATGGCCAACGTCCTAA
- a CDS encoding adenosylcobinamide amidohydrolase, with protein MRYFLRGETLFLRGTFHAASTGIGGGIRDVSTICNSTVNKDFNDEDPLAYIHGIARSQGYGEDIFGLLTAVGMRTLCALTYDYVTVFITAGVTNRNPQGPGTINIIVYTREACTEGALLELIITATEAKADALRRMGYDFTGTTTDAVIACHEGGEVLHQYAGTLTDLGAKVYESILHGLPEALGRFEGEIPCRGPAFFILSTIGTKRWFEWEPEGCPYYPCHGYPGQRCDFCYCPFYPCKDETLGKWTQGSSGKKVWSCEDCTLPHEEAIVEKMLDNPDITLDELKELRRKPSE; from the coding sequence ATGCGGTATTTCCTCCGGGGAGAGACCCTCTTTCTGCGTGGAACATTCCATGCGGCAAGCACAGGGATCGGAGGGGGCATCAGGGATGTTTCCACCATCTGCAACTCCACGGTTAACAAAGACTTCAACGACGAGGATCCTCTCGCCTATATCCACGGCATTGCGCGATCGCAGGGATATGGGGAGGATATCTTCGGCCTCCTGACGGCGGTCGGGATGCGTACTCTCTGCGCCCTCACTTATGACTATGTCACGGTGTTCATCACGGCAGGGGTGACCAACAGAAACCCACAGGGCCCGGGTACCATCAATATCATCGTCTACACCCGTGAGGCATGCACCGAAGGTGCCCTTCTTGAGCTGATCATCACCGCCACGGAGGCAAAGGCCGATGCCCTGCGGAGGATGGGCTATGACTTCACGGGCACGACCACCGATGCCGTCATTGCCTGCCACGAGGGGGGAGAGGTGCTCCACCAATACGCCGGAACCCTGACGGATCTCGGGGCAAAGGTGTATGAGAGCATTCTGCACGGTCTACCGGAGGCACTCGGTCGTTTTGAAGGAGAAATCCCCTGCAGAGGTCCGGCATTTTTTATCCTGAGCACCATCGGCACGAAGCGGTGGTTCGAATGGGAACCGGAAGGATGCCCGTATTATCCCTGCCACGGGTATCCCGGCCAACGCTGCGATTTTTGCTACTGCCCCTTCTATCCCTGCAAAGATGAGACTCTCGGGAAATGGACTCAGGGATCATCAGGAAAGAAGGTCTGGTCCTGCGAGGACTGCACACTCCCCCACGAAGAGGCAATCGTGGAGAAGATGCTCGATAACCCTGATATAACTCTCGATGAGCTGAAAGAGTTGAGGAGGAAACCCTCCGAGTAA
- a CDS encoding nucleic acid-binding protein: protein MTEQQTERRYMREPSRRVFASELREVRLDFREGTDEKSPTYVMFPTGIRCNRIFVCGEMILKEQKGEDNIFYSVRVKDPTGMFFVNAGSYQPDAMQQISRIEQGSFVAVVGKPVIRKNDDGSAFVSVRAESVFPVDRDTYRIWVDDTAEQTLDRLDEFGTTPDSEKAAQFYNTDPEKYRQIVGGALREIEF, encoded by the coding sequence ATGACCGAACAACAGACAGAACGACGATACATGCGCGAACCGTCAAGAAGGGTCTTTGCCAGTGAACTGCGGGAAGTCCGACTCGACTTCCGGGAAGGGACAGATGAAAAGAGTCCCACATATGTCATGTTCCCCACCGGCATCCGGTGCAACCGCATCTTTGTCTGCGGTGAGATGATTCTCAAGGAACAAAAGGGAGAGGATAACATCTTCTATTCGGTGCGGGTGAAGGACCCGACAGGGATGTTCTTTGTCAATGCCGGCAGTTACCAGCCGGATGCGATGCAGCAGATTTCCCGCATCGAACAGGGATCCTTCGTTGCCGTCGTCGGAAAGCCCGTCATCAGGAAGAATGACGACGGTTCCGCCTTCGTCTCCGTTCGCGCCGAATCCGTCTTCCCCGTCGACCGCGACACTTACCGCATCTGGGTGGACGACACCGCTGAGCAGACGCTCGACAGGCTTGATGAATTTGGCACTACCCCTGATTCCGAAAAGGCTGCTCAGTTTTACAATACCGACCCGGAAAAATACCGCCAGATTGTCGGTGGTGCCCTGCGGGAGATAGAATTCTGA
- a CDS encoding cache domain-containing protein has protein sequence MRSQSITLVILLAVVIAGCGCTDTGAPPREEDAATTEAATATPSSSSSPEGPTSIIRNSDDSSPGFADAAITPDDLASFVWNASDYAGRVGQEASLAEFSRQEGTFSHGNLYIYAYDYNCTLLAHPYQAEVVGTDRSGWTDARGLPLIRISAATASAGGGFNAYLYPSPEGGIIDEKALDTYEPKIGYVAPVGDDWWIGSGIYFSDMMPEGAVRPEVISDMIGLVEDAAAYGREEGSGIAFAEISNRSGMFVDGVGHYIYAYDYNGTLLAHPYLPETIGSNLMENRDSFGMENIRALCDTARSGGGYVVFIWPNPDSENREEFKIGYVLPVDEDWWVGSGVYLSEITGEETVLPS, from the coding sequence ATGAGATCACAATCGATCACGCTTGTCATCCTCCTCGCAGTTGTGATCGCCGGGTGCGGCTGTACCGATACCGGGGCACCTCCGCGGGAAGAGGATGCGGCAACCACGGAAGCGGCAACTGCCACTCCATCATCATCATCATCTCCGGAAGGACCGACATCAATTATCCGGAACTCCGACGACTCTTCGCCGGGTTTTGCGGATGCTGCAATCACACCGGATGATCTGGCCTCCTTTGTCTGGAATGCCTCGGACTACGCGGGTCGTGTAGGGCAGGAGGCATCCCTCGCTGAATTCTCACGACAGGAAGGCACATTCTCCCATGGGAACCTGTATATCTATGCCTATGACTACAACTGCACCCTCCTTGCCCATCCCTACCAGGCGGAGGTTGTCGGCACCGACCGTTCGGGCTGGACCGATGCACGGGGACTCCCGCTCATCCGGATAAGTGCGGCCACCGCTTCGGCCGGAGGGGGGTTCAACGCATACCTCTACCCATCGCCGGAAGGAGGAATCATCGATGAGAAGGCGCTGGATACCTATGAACCGAAGATCGGCTACGTCGCTCCGGTGGGAGATGACTGGTGGATCGGATCGGGGATCTACTTCTCGGACATGATGCCCGAAGGAGCCGTGCGGCCCGAGGTCATATCGGATATGATCGGGCTTGTGGAGGACGCCGCCGCCTACGGCCGCGAGGAGGGGTCCGGGATAGCATTTGCGGAGATATCAAACAGGTCAGGGATGTTTGTCGACGGCGTCGGTCACTATATCTATGCGTATGACTACAACGGCACCCTCCTTGCCCACCCGTATCTGCCGGAGACGATCGGGTCCAATCTGATGGAGAACCGCGATTCGTTTGGTATGGAAAATATCCGGGCCCTGTGCGATACGGCACGCTCGGGGGGCGGGTATGTGGTCTTTATCTGGCCGAACCCCGACAGTGAGAACCGGGAGGAGTTTAAGATCGGGTATGTCCTTCCGGTGGATGAGGACTGGTGGGTCGGCTCCGGGGTGTACCTGAGCGAGATCACGGGGGAGGAGACGGTCCTCCCCTCCTGA
- the pyrF gene encoding orotidine-5'-phosphate decarboxylase → MTGIILALDVLSTEEAHRVVGAAAPHVDAVKIGYPLVLAAGLGIAGELATYGLPIIADFKVADIPNTNRLIAEQVFAAGCGGIICQGFCGSDSVCACVDAADDADGECYVVCEMSHPGALEFLSGENAEALARMAVAAGAHGIIAPATRPDRVKVLRGIVGEKKILSPGVGAQGGDPHAVAPLIDGMIVGRSIYTSDDPAGAAAAYAEFRR, encoded by the coding sequence ATGACGGGAATCATCCTCGCCCTCGACGTGCTCTCGACAGAGGAGGCGCATCGGGTCGTGGGCGCCGCAGCACCGCACGTCGATGCGGTGAAGATCGGCTATCCCCTCGTCCTTGCGGCAGGCCTCGGCATCGCAGGCGAGCTTGCAACGTACGGCCTTCCCATCATCGCCGACTTCAAGGTCGCTGATATTCCCAACACCAACCGCCTCATCGCAGAACAGGTCTTTGCGGCCGGATGCGGCGGCATCATCTGCCAGGGGTTCTGCGGAAGCGACTCCGTTTGTGCATGCGTCGACGCCGCCGACGATGCGGACGGAGAATGTTATGTGGTCTGCGAGATGAGTCATCCCGGTGCACTCGAATTCCTGAGCGGAGAGAATGCCGAAGCACTCGCCCGCATGGCAGTCGCGGCAGGCGCTCACGGCATCATCGCTCCTGCGACCCGCCCCGACCGGGTCAAGGTACTGCGCGGCATCGTCGGGGAGAAGAAGATCCTCTCCCCCGGCGTCGGTGCGCAGGGCGGTGACCCCCATGCCGTCGCCCCCCTCATCGACGGCATGATTGTCGGGCGTTCCATCTACACCTCGGACGACCCGGCGGGCGCGGCCGCCGCCTATGCAGAATTTCGCCGATGA
- a CDS encoding TIGR04083 family peptide-modifying radical SAM enzyme, protein MKNPFHVMIVPTLGCPANCSYCWSSEEGSPVMSIETVKEIVEWLKDFKDEPVTFTFHGGEPLLAGPAFYREALPLLAGGLSHLTPDFALQTNLWRMTPEMAEALAAYHVPIGSSIDGPKDLNDSQRGTGYFEKTMRGYDIAREHGLEVRFICTFTTASFERRDEIVDFFRKNGFPLKLHPALPSLRSSEPEQWALPPEKYGELLVYLLDTALEHLDDMEVMNINDLCRCVFTRHGSVCTFADCMGSTFAVGPDGGIYPCYRFVGMPEWVMGHVADHPTMDDLARSAAWKRMFAFREFVDTACADCRHINYCRGGCPYNAITPTGGEVKEVDPHCVAYRRIFDEITDRMNTEMFASPPGMGMGMPMGMGRGGHPGRSGPKATPGVMSLIHRIVFR, encoded by the coding sequence ATGAAAAATCCTTTTCACGTGATGATCGTCCCGACGCTGGGATGCCCGGCGAACTGCAGCTACTGCTGGAGTTCGGAGGAGGGCTCCCCCGTCATGAGCATCGAGACGGTGAAAGAGATCGTCGAATGGCTCAAGGATTTCAAGGACGAACCCGTCACCTTCACCTTTCACGGGGGAGAACCACTCCTCGCAGGCCCCGCGTTTTACCGCGAGGCGCTCCCCCTGCTTGCCGGGGGCCTCTCTCACCTGACGCCGGATTTTGCCCTCCAGACGAATCTCTGGCGGATGACACCCGAGATGGCGGAGGCCCTTGCGGCATACCATGTCCCCATCGGATCAAGCATCGACGGGCCGAAAGACCTCAACGATTCCCAGCGGGGCACGGGGTATTTTGAGAAGACGATGCGGGGATATGACATCGCCCGCGAGCATGGCCTCGAGGTCCGGTTCATCTGCACCTTCACCACGGCCTCGTTCGAGCGCAGGGACGAGATCGTCGATTTCTTCCGGAAGAACGGGTTCCCCCTCAAGCTGCACCCTGCCCTGCCGTCGCTTCGGAGCAGCGAACCCGAGCAGTGGGCGCTTCCCCCCGAGAAGTACGGGGAGCTTCTGGTCTACCTTCTCGATACCGCACTTGAACACCTCGACGACATGGAGGTGATGAACATCAACGATCTCTGCCGGTGTGTCTTTACCCGGCACGGGAGCGTCTGCACCTTCGCCGACTGCATGGGAAGCACCTTTGCGGTCGGGCCGGATGGCGGCATCTACCCCTGTTACCGCTTCGTCGGGATGCCGGAATGGGTGATGGGCCATGTCGCCGACCACCCGACGATGGATGATCTTGCCCGGTCCGCTGCATGGAAACGGATGTTCGCGTTCAGGGAGTTCGTCGACACCGCCTGCGCCGACTGCAGGCACATCAACTACTGCCGCGGAGGCTGTCCGTACAATGCCATCACTCCCACCGGCGGTGAGGTGAAGGAGGTGGATCCCCACTGCGTTGCGTACCGGCGGATCTTCGACGAGATCACCGACCGGATGAACACGGAGATGTTCGCATCTCCCCCCGGCATGGGAATGGGGATGCCGATGGGAATGGGCAGGGGCGGTCATCCCGGGCGTTCGGGGCCGAAGGCAACGCCGGGTGTGATGTCGCTCATTCACCGGATTGTGTTCCGGTGA